A window from Taeniopygia guttata chromosome 10, bTaeGut7.mat, whole genome shotgun sequence encodes these proteins:
- the LOC115496707 gene encoding uncharacterized protein: MAHGRTLPAAAPPQDRGDLRTGTPGAPPDPLGYSSSSPAASPDSCGLASPAAARGPCRGHGAPRPRGRKGARGGGAGVPRQSASEREKLRMRRLAQALLRLRHYLPPALAPAGQTLTKIETLRLATRYIAHLSALLGLGRGAPAPRHCPLCPRGLGCCQDTQPRAASPPRTAGWGSPPTAGIPPQLHGAPGMGTGAWGSPLCSPAAAGTAPEVLGGPEMGLETWGSPPYTPAAGTLPDAPGGLNIGMETWGSPSYIPATGTPPEVLGVSNIQTETWGPAPYMPAVGTSSELNTAVTSTASPWLTPPHSAGAVSPPELPGDVLDVGLVLSEFVGTGTVTQDLSADLLSLLEALFPAPARH, from the exons atGGCCCACGGCCGCACgctgcccgccgccgccccgccgcaggACCGGGGTGACctccgcaccgggacccccggggcaCCTCCGGACCCGCTGGgctacagcagcagctcccccgCGGCATCGCCCGACTCCTGCGGCCTCGCCTCGCCCGCCGCGGCGCGGGGGCCCTGCCGCGGGCAcggcgccccccggccccggggcaggaagggggcgcggggcggcggggcgggggtcCCGCGGCAGAGCGCCAGCGAGCGGGAGAAGCTGCGGATGCGGCGGCTGGCGCAGGCCCTGCTGCGGCTGCGGCACTACCTGCCGCCCGCGCTGGCGCCCGCCGGCCAGACCCTCACCAAGATCGAGACCCTGCGCCTCGCCACCCGCTACATCGCCCACCTCTCCGCCCTGCTGGGGCTCGGCCGGGGGGCGCCGGCCCCCCGACACTGTCCCCTCTGCCCGCGgggcctgggctgctgccaggacacgcagccccgcgccgcttCGCCGCCCCGCACCGCGGGCTGGGGGTCGCCTCCCACGGCGGGGATCCCCCCGCAGCTGCACGGGGCTCCCGGCATGGGGACGGGGGCCTGGGGGTCGCCCCTCTGCAGCCCGGCTGCAGCGGGCACCGCCCCAGAGGTGCTTGGTGGTCCGGAGATGGGCTTAGAGACCTGGGGATCCCCCCCCTACACCCCTGCGGCAGGGACCCTCCCAGATGCGCCTGGGGGTCTGAACATCGGAATGGAGACCTGGGGGTCTCCCTCCTACATCCCTGCAACCGGGACCCCTCCAGAGGTTCTTGGGGTCTCCAACATCCAGACGGAGACCTGGGGGCCAGCCCCCTACATGCCGGCAGTGGGGACCTCCTCAGAGCTGAACACGGCTGTCACCTCCACTGCGTCCCCCTGGCTGACCCCTCCCCACTCTGCAGGGGCTGTGTCccccccagagctccctggtGATGTCCTGGACGTGGGCCTGGTGCTGTCAGAGTTCGTGGGCACAGGAACAGTCACCCAG GATCTCTCTGCGGACCTGCTCTCGCTGCTGGAGGCTCTGTTCCCTGCACCGGCCCGGCACTGA